Proteins encoded together in one Micromonospora auratinigra window:
- a CDS encoding sporulation protein — MVFKKMLSAFGVGGPSVDTVLTNPNTRPGLTLDGHVNLVGGEAPASIEHIAVGLVTRVEIESGDTEYAGVMEFHRMPVSGAFELAPKQQLSIPFQLPVPWETPVTDVYGQRLHGMTMGLRTELAVARAVDKSDLDQVNVHPLPVHERILDAFQALGFRFKHADLERGHIRGVQQTLPFYQEIEFFAAPQYARTVNEVELTFVTSQQGVEVVLECDKRGGFLSSGHDTFGRYAVPHADAGRTDWVQVVDGWLRETTSRFGSMRGHGFAAPHGHHGRPGSGMGGMVAGAALGVAGGMVAGELIEDAFEGDFGDFGGDFE, encoded by the coding sequence ATGGTCTTCAAGAAGATGCTGAGCGCGTTCGGGGTCGGCGGTCCGAGCGTGGACACGGTGCTGACCAACCCGAACACCCGGCCGGGCCTGACCCTCGACGGGCACGTCAACCTGGTCGGCGGCGAGGCGCCGGCGAGCATCGAGCACATCGCCGTCGGCCTGGTCACCCGGGTCGAGATCGAGAGCGGCGACACCGAGTACGCGGGCGTCATGGAGTTCCACCGGATGCCGGTCAGCGGCGCGTTCGAGCTGGCCCCCAAGCAGCAGCTGTCGATCCCGTTCCAGCTCCCGGTGCCCTGGGAGACCCCGGTCACCGACGTGTACGGCCAGCGGCTGCACGGCATGACCATGGGGCTGCGCACCGAGCTGGCGGTGGCCCGCGCGGTGGACAAGAGTGACCTGGACCAGGTCAACGTGCACCCGCTGCCGGTGCACGAGCGGATCCTCGACGCCTTCCAGGCGCTCGGCTTCCGGTTCAAGCACGCCGACCTGGAGCGCGGGCACATCCGGGGCGTGCAGCAGACGCTGCCGTTCTACCAGGAGATCGAGTTCTTCGCCGCGCCGCAGTACGCCCGCACGGTCAACGAGGTCGAGCTGACCTTCGTGACCAGCCAGCAGGGCGTCGAGGTGGTGCTGGAGTGCGACAAGCGCGGCGGCTTCCTCAGCTCGGGGCACGACACCTTCGGCCGGTACGCGGTGCCGCACGCCGACGCCGGGCGCACCGACTGGGTCCAGGTGGTCGACGGCTGGTTGCGGGAGACCACCTCCCGCTTCGGCAGCATGCGCGGGCACGGCTTCGCCGCCCCGCACGGGCACCACGGCCGGCCCGGCTCCGGCATGGGCGGCATGGTGGCGGGCGCGGCGCTGGGCGTCGCCGGTGGCATGGTGGCCGGTGAGTTGATCGAGGACGCCTTCGAGGGCGACTTCGGCGACTTCGGCGGCGACTTCGAGTAG
- a CDS encoding DeoR/GlpR family DNA-binding transcription regulator: MLAQQRQSAILELIRQRGGVRVSHLVSRFGVSDMTIRRDLEALAERGLVDKVHGGATLAGPGSADEPGFAAKSIRQQDEKRAIAERAVELVEPGMAVALSAGTTTAALAARLAEVRGLTVVTNSIPVADVLYQSPRPDQTVVLTGGIRTPSDALTGPVAEAAIATLNVDLLFLGVHGMSPRTGFTTPNLLEAAVNRRLIAAARRLVVLADHTKWETIGIATIAPLAEADLLITDGGLPPEARRLVGEQVGELIVVEAG; encoded by the coding sequence ATGCTCGCCCAGCAACGGCAGAGCGCCATCCTGGAGCTGATCCGCCAGCGCGGCGGCGTCCGGGTCAGCCACCTGGTCAGCCGCTTCGGGGTGTCGGACATGACGATCCGGCGGGACCTGGAGGCCCTTGCCGAGCGCGGGCTGGTCGACAAGGTCCACGGGGGAGCGACCCTGGCCGGCCCCGGCTCGGCCGACGAGCCGGGCTTCGCGGCCAAGTCGATCCGGCAGCAGGACGAGAAGCGGGCCATCGCCGAGCGGGCGGTCGAGCTGGTCGAGCCCGGCATGGCCGTCGCGCTCTCCGCCGGCACCACCACGGCCGCGCTCGCCGCCCGGCTCGCCGAGGTACGCGGCCTGACCGTGGTCACCAACTCGATCCCGGTCGCCGACGTGCTCTACCAGAGCCCCCGGCCGGACCAGACCGTCGTGCTCACCGGCGGGATCCGCACCCCGTCGGACGCGTTGACCGGGCCGGTCGCCGAGGCGGCCATCGCCACCCTCAACGTGGACCTGCTCTTCCTCGGCGTGCACGGGATGAGCCCACGGACCGGCTTCACCACCCCCAACCTGCTGGAGGCGGCGGTCAACCGGCGGCTGATCGCCGCGGCCCGGCGGCTGGTCGTGCTGGCCGACCACACCAAGTGGGAGACGATCGGCATCGCCACCATCGCCCCGCTGGCCGAGGCCGACCTGCTGATCACCGACGGCGGCCTGCCGCCGGAGGCCCGTCGGCTGGTCGGTGAGCAGGTCGGCGAGCTGATCGTGGTCGAGGCCGGCTGA